The following DNA comes from Cystobacter fuscus DSM 2262.
CTGGCCGCGCCACAGCTTGAACACGTTGCGCGCGCCCTCCAGCGCTCCCACGCCATAGACGCGCACGGACAGGCGGTGGGGCACGGCCTGGGCGAAGGGGAAGGCCTTGAAGCCGAAGCCGAACTCGGGCGTGGTGGCCGCCCCGCACACTCCGATGGGCCCGTCGTAGAGCAGCGCGCCCGTCTCCCCGCCCGGCATGGGGATGACCCGGCCCTGCGCGTCCACGGTGAGCGCGGGCGCCCCCAGGTTGAAGACCTTCGCCCGCAGGTCCGCATTGCCCAGCAGGTGCCGGGGAATGGTGCGGGTGGCCAGGGCGCCCAGGTAGCCGCGCAGGCCCGCGTTCGCCTCGCGCAGGGGCCCGGCCGGGAACCTCGCCAGGTTGTCCTTGAAGTCCTGCAGGGCCTCCGCGTCCCACCCCGTCCCGGCGAAGGGCGCCACCCGGCCCTCCAGCCCCACGAGCGAGAAGGGACGCAGCGGCGGCAGGCGCTCGCCACACCGGGCGAGCTGACGCAGGGCGACTGAAGCACTCGGCGCCCCGGTGACGCGCGCCCACGCATTGCCCGTGCCCAGCGGCAGCACGCCAATGGCCGGCAGCGCCAGCCCCTGCGCGCGCATCTCGTTGATGAGCCCGGTGATGGTGCCGTCCCCTCCTCCGGCCAGCAGCAACGTGGGGGGATCCTGCCGCAGGGTGCCGCTGATCCACGACCGCGCGTCCTCGAGGGAGCGGGTGAGCGCCAGACGGGCACGGGGGAAGAGACGCCGCACCAGACCGCCGACCTTCTCGGAGCCGCGGCGTGCGCGCAGGTTGACCATCACGGCGAGATTCATGGCGGCCCTACTTTTCGCTGATCCATGTCATGGAGTTGTCACGGAGAGCGCGTCCATCCGACATCCGGGGGAAGATGGCCACGCCGTCCCACCGGGCAGGGTATGGCCCAAGGCCTCCCCGCCGGGCAAGCAGGATGGCGTCCGGGTCGTTCCACCGCCCCGGATGCGCCGTCCATGCTCGGGACGGCGGCTCGGGCAGACGTGCGCTGGGCCCCCCGTCCCCGAGCGGAGGACACCGTGATGGGTAGGCCGCGTGGGACCCGTCCAAGGTCGCGAAATGACAGCGGTTGGGGGCGGAACCGGGCGGGTTGTGGGCGGGGCCCGGCGGCTGCTATCTGGGCGCCTCGGTTCCCGGTCCGCTCCGGAACGGGCCCTGCAACCGCGCGCCCCACCATGACCTTTTCTTCCAGATTCAACCCGGTGGCGGTGGTGCTCGCCCTCGCGCTCGGTGGCATGACGCAGGCAGCGCCCCGCCGGGCGGTCCTCGCCAGCGGCGATTGCAAGGACGCCGCGCTCAGCAGCCAGACCAAGGCCCTCCACGACACCCTGTCGGCCCGCGCGGGCGAGAACGTGCTGACGCCCGCGGACTTCGCCGAGCGCCTGTTCCCCCCACCCTCCGGAAGCCTCGCGGACATCCAGCGCCAGTTCGAGGCCGCCCGGGGCCAGTTCTACGAGGCGCGCTATACCCGGGCCACGCAGGCCCTGGGCGAGGTGCTCGAGCAGGTGGTCCGGCTCCCGGTGGGGGAGACGCGCTGGAAGCTGTTCGTCGACACCTGGCTGTTGCAGGGCATGACGTTGCGCGCGCTCGGCCGGATGAAGGAGAGCGACGACGCCTTCCTCAACGTGTTGCGGCTGGATGCGCAGTACCAGCTCGATCCCGACGACTACACGCCCTCCACCCGGCAGCTCTTCGACAAGTTGCGCCGCGAGCTCGCCCGGACGCGCAAGGTGCGGCTCTCGGTGACGTCCACCCTGCTCTCCTCCGAGGTGTTCCTCGATGGCCGGAGCGTGGGGCAGACTCCGCTGACGCTGGAGGTGCCGCCCGGCACCTATGCGCTCACACTCAAGAAGGCAGACGCCGTGAGCTTTCCGCGTCAGCTCTCCGTCCAGGGAGAGGAGACGCTGGTGCAAGTGGATCTCGCCTACGAGGGCGCCGTGTCGGCCACGCCCTTTCCCTGCCTCGCCACTCCCGAGGAGGGCGAGCAGGGCCTGTCGCACGCGGTACGGCTGGGTGGAACGCTGGGCGTGGAGGAAGTCATCGTGGTGCGCCTGGAGGGAGCGAGCAGCGGGCCCAAGTGGCTCGCCGCCACCGTGCTCAACGTGGAAGGCGCGCAGAAGCTGCGCGAGGGGGGTTTCAAGACACGTGGGCTCGATGCCCCGGTCGAGTCGCTCTCCGCGCTGGTGGACTTCATCACCACCGGCAAGGAGCAGCCCAGCGTCGTGGTCGCCCAGCCCAATCTCCAGCCGCCCTGGGAGGCTCCGCTCCCCTCCGCCGTGAGTGCCACGAGGCCCGAGCCCTCCGGCCCGAGCGCCACGCGCGTGGTGTCGTACGTGACGCTGGGCGTGGGGGTGGCGGCCCTGGCGGCGGCGGGAGGAGTGCGCCTGTCCGCGGAGCAGGAGTGGGCGGAGCTGCAACGTGGCCATCTCAATGAGAACGGCCGTGTGGAGGCCGATGACGACACGGGCCGGCGGCTCGTGGGTCAGCTCTCGCGCAAGGGCCAGGTGCTGACGGGGCTGCTCATCGGCTCGGGGGCGGCGCTCGCCACGGGCGCGGTGCTCTTCCTCGTGTCGCCCTCGCCCCGCGCTCCTCCCGCGGTGTCGGTGGACGTCACGGCGGGCCCGGGCGGAGCGGGCGCCTCGCTGTCGGGGACGTTCTGACGGCGGGCTTCGAGTACGGTGCCGGGCCATGAACCTCCTGCTGGCCCTGCTCCTGGCCGCGAGCCCCGCCGCCGCTCCAGGCCCCCGTACCTTCCGCGTCGACTACTTCCATACCGGCAACGCCACCGAGGAGCGCTTCAGCCTCGATCGGCTCGTGGTGGAGCCCCTGCCCTGGCCCGGCAACCCCTCGCGCGCCATCGACGAGAGCAACCTCGGCAAGTACCTCTTCGAGGTGAGGGACCGGGACACCAACCGCCTGCTCTACTCGCGCGGCTTCGCCTCCATCTACGGCGAGTGGGAGACGACGCCCGAGGCGCGCGAGGTGAACCGCACCTTCCACGAGTCGCTGCGCTTCGCCGCGCCGGACAAGCCCGTGCAGGTGCTGCTCAAGAAGCGGGCGAAGGACAACTCCTTCCGCGAGGTGTGGAGCCTGACGGTGGACCCCGAGGATCCCTTCGTCGACCCCGCCCCGCCCGCCACGCCCGGCGCGCTGCTCAAGCTCGTGGAGGGAGGCGCGCCCGCGGACAAGGTGGACGTGCTCATCCTGGGGGATGGCTACACGGAGAAGGAGCGCCCCAAGTTCGAGAAGGACGCGCGGCGGCTCGTGGACATCCTCTTCACGTTCTCGCCCTTCAAGGAGCGCAAGCGCGACTTCAACGTCTGGGGGCTGATGCCGGCCGCGCGGCAGTCCGGCATCTCCCGGCCCTCCACGGGCATCCACCGGGACCCGCCCGTGGGCTCCACCTATGACGCCTTCGGCAGCGAGCGCTACGTGCTCACCTTCGAGAACCGGCGCTTCCGGGACATCGCCGCGTTCGCCCCGTACGAGTTCGTGGAGATCCTCGTCAACGGCAACACCTACGGCGGGGGAGGCATCTTCGGCCTCTACAGCACCGTGGCCGCCGACAGCCTCTGGTCCCCCTACGTCTTCGTGCACGAGTTCGGCCACCACTTCGCGGGGCTCGCGGACGAGTACTACACCTCCGAGAGCGCCTATGCGCCGAGCGAGGAGCGCGTGGAGCCGTGGGAGAAGAACGTCACGGCGTTGAAGGACCCGGCGCGCCTCAAGTGGAAGGCGTGGGTGACGCCCGGCACGCCGCTGCCCACGCCCTGGGCCAAGGACGAGTACGAGGCGCACGCGCGCGAGGTGCAGGAGCAGCGCCGCCGCATCCGCGCCGAGCGCCGTCCCGAGTCGGACATGGACGCGCTCTTCACCCGCCAGCGCGATTGGGAGGAGGCCTTCTTCCGCGCCCAGCCCGCCGCGAAGCAGACGGGCGCCTTCGAGGGGGCCATGTACGAGGCCCGGGGCTATTACCGGCCCCAGCTGGACTGCGTGATGTTCACCCGCGACCGGGTGCCCTTCTGCTCCGTGTGCCAGCACGCCCTGTCCGAGGTCATCGACCTGTACGCCGGCCCCCCGGGCAAGGTCCCCGCCTCACCGAAGTAGCCTGGCCGCCTGGTCCGGGAGCGGGGACTCGGGCCCGGGCCATCACTCCGCGCGGACCCGGGTGCCATTCCGACGCGACGTCTCCAACCTGACACGAAAGGAGGCGGACACCCATGATGCATACCCAGCAGACGGAGTCCTGGTCTGGTGAGGGCGTTGGAACGAGCGCGGAGTCCTTCCTCGCGCGAATCAACCGCGAGGTCCCCGAGTACCCTCCGACCGATGCGGCCGAGGCCGTCATCTGCGCGCTGTGCGAGCGGCTCCCCGGTGGGCTGGTGCAGGAGATGAAGGAGCAGCTCCCCGAGAGCCTGCGTGAGCTCTTCCAACATTGTTGGAAGGAGCGGAGCGCGAACGCGCGCAAGTTCGACAAGGATGACTTCTATCTGGATGTCGCCGAGCACCTGCAGGTCGACGCCGAGCAGGTCCGGCTCGTGCTGCACGTGGTCTTCGCGTCCATCCACTCGCAAATCACCGAGCGGCTGGCGCAGCGGATTGCCCGGGAGATGCCGCCCAACGTGAGCGGGACGTGGGACGCGGCGCGCCGCGCCGCCGATCTGCCCCGCTGAGGCACTGGGGAGGCAGGGGGCCCCGGGGACGCGTGTCTCCGGGGCCTCTTCGCGTTCGCGTGGGGAGCGCGGACTACTTCTCGATGGCGTAGATGAGCGTCACCGTCGCCTGCACCGTCTGCTCCTGCGGCTGGATGGGCGTCGCCACGTCCGCGCTCTCGGCGGTGGCCATCGCGAAGCGCGCCAGGGGCATGGGGCGGATGGGCTCGGTGATGGTGCTCGCGTCCAGCACGGGCCCCAGCTTCACGCCCAGCGCCGTCGCCAGCACCTGCGCCGACTGCCGCGCCCGCGCCACCGCGTCACGCAGCGCCCCATCCCGGCCCGTCTCCGGCTTGCTCAGACCGAAGCGCACCGAGTCCACCCGGTTGGCGCCCGCCTTGAGCGCCGTGTCCAGCAGCGGCCCCACCTTCGTCAGGTCGCGCACGTGCACCTGCACCGTGTTGTTCACCAGGTAGCCGCGCGGCTTGGGCGTCTCCGCCCCGTGCACCGGGGGCTCGTACTCCATGGCCACCGAGTAGTTGCGCGTCTCCAGGTCCTTGCGCGCCACGCCCGCCTGCACGAGCGCGGCGATCACCTTGTCCATCTTCTTCGCGTTCGCATCGGCCGCGGCCTGGGCCGAGGAGGCCCGGGTCTCCACCGCCAGGTCGATGAAGGCCTCGTCCGGGGACACCTTCACCTCGCCCTGGCCCTCCACGCGGATGGTGCGCTCCTGCGTCGCCGTCACCGGCACCACGGCGGGCGGCCGGGGTTGGGCCAGGGCACCTTGCAGCGGGAGACCCAGCAGCAGGGCGGACAACAGCACGGCACGGGGCGACAGCATGGCGGAGACTCCTCGTTCAACGGGTGGGTACGTCACGTCGGAGGCCAACCTACCCTCGAAATGAAGGCGGGCCTCGAAGAGAAGACGCAGCACCCCGGTCCGTCATTCATCGCCACCCGCGCCGAGCGGGCGCCGGGCACGCCTCACGCCGCCTGGCCGGGCTCCATCGTGCGCGCCTTGACCACCCACTCGCGCACCTGCTCGCGCAACTGCTGCGAGTCGAAGGGCTTGTCCACCCGTGCGTTCTTCACCTGATCCATGAAGGCGCGCGCCGCGGGTGTGAAGGCCCCACCGGTGACGAACACCATCCGGCGAGCCACGCCTGGCGCCTTCACGGACAGCTCCGCGTGCAGCTCCATGCCCGTCAGGTCCGGCATCATCAGGTCGCACAGCACGACGTCCACCTCGGCTCCCTTGGGACCCGACAGCAACTCCAGGGCCTGACGTGAGCTCGTCACCACCTCCACGTCATGCTCGCGTGCCAGCGTCCGGCGCAGCGCCGAACTCACCATCACATCATCGTCCACGATCATTACCCGGCCACGCACGCGTGCACCCTCCTGCTCTCGTTGCATCGGACGCACTCCCAACTGGATTCGGGCGCCGCCACGCGTCCCAGTCTCACACGAAACCCATCCGCCGTGCCCAGACCGCGCCCGCGGCCCGCCTACCTACTCTCCAAGCAGGCGATAATTCCAGTCGGCGACATCTTTCATGCGCCTCCACCAGCCTATACCCACCACGCCCCGCCAACGAAAAGGCCCGGAGTGAAGAGCCTTTCTCATTACATCCGCGTACCTCGCGAGAAGATGCGGCGCAACAGGGCCTCACCCTCGGAGCGGGGAGGCGCCGAGGAGACGAACGACGGCAACGCCCAGGGGGCGGCGAGGCCCGGAGGCAGCTCGCCCCGAGAGGAATGGGTGGGGAGCGTCGGGCCGAACAAAGGGGAAGAACACGAGCCGGTTAGTTCGGGCATGAAGTCCTCCAGCAAGGAGCCACCCGGACGCAGTATCGCCCGCCCGTCTGACACTCAGGGAAAGCGCGCCACGAACGCCCCCAGCCTCGCCCCCGCCTCCCGCGTCGAGGGATCCATCCCCTTGGGTCCCGAGGCGGGCAGCCGCAGCGCCAGCTCCACCAGCGCGGGCCGCATCTCCTCCCAGGCGGCGGCCGCCTCCGCCTCGCTCGAGAAGTAGCGGCGGTGCACCAGCCAGCCCGTCACCCCACACGTCAGCGCGTGGAACGAGCGCGACGCATCCTCCTCCAGGGTGAGCCGCAACCCCGCGGGGTGCTCCTCGTCACGGACGATGATTCCCCCCTCGCCCCCCGTCAGCCCCAACGTGCGGCCCCCCTCGGTGGGCCTCCAACCCGGCTCCTCGCTCATCGCCTCGTGCACCTCCCGCTCGGAGTCCACCCTCCCCCACCCAGGCCCCTCACGGCAACCGGGCACGGTCCGCGCCCAGGTGGCATTTCTTGTACTTCACCCCGCTGCCACACCAGCAGGGCTCGTTGCGCCCGGGCCGCGACGACTGCCGCTCGTGCGTGCTCGCGCGCCAGCGATCGATCAGCTCGTTCCACTCCTCGCGCAGGCGCCGCGCGGCCTCGAGCTTCATCTGCTGCGAGCGCGTCAGCGCTCCCCCCAGCTCCTGGATGGCGAACCCCAGCTCGAGCACCGTCTGCTGGGCGAACACATCCGCCACGTCGTCCTCCAGCTCGTACGCGTCCAGCGCCCGGCTCAGCAACTCGACGGCCCGCGCATCGCCATAGGCCGACAGGTTGACCGACCCCTGGAAGGGCTCCTCCTCGAGCAGCGCCAGCAACGCCGTGTAGATGCGCTCGTCCCGCGCGCCGCAATGCGACAGCACCTGGAGCAGCTCGAAGCGAGCCTCCCCCTCTCCAATGTCCTCCAGCACCTCCAGCGTGGCGGGCGCCACCGCCGGCCCCCAGTCCTTCAGTCCCGCGATGAGCAGCTCGTACAGCTCCGTCCCGGGCTCGGCGCGCGTGAGCCACCGCACCAGGGGAACCAGGGCCTCGGTGGCCCGGAGCCGCAAGAGCCGCCGCGCCGCGGAGACGAGCGCCTCATAGCTGGACCCCTCCTCCAGGACCCGCACGAGCGACTCCACGCGCTCGCCGGGCCGCTCCCACTCACCGCTCCCCATGGGGCCACCCTCCGCGAAACACCCGGTGCATCTCGTCCACGAGCAGGCGATCCCCCGACACCTCGAACTGCTCGCCCAAGCCCCCGAGCAACTCCCACGCCCCCTCCCACCACCCGGCCAGCTCCCCGGCGCCCACCAGACCCAGCCCATGAAGGAACTCGCCCCACGGACGCAGCGCGAGCGCCGTGGCGGCATGCACATGCGGATGCAGCGCACGCGCCTCGGCCTCACCTCGCACCCACTGCTCCACATCCCCCAGCAGCGGCAGGAGCACGTGCGGCGCGCCCGACCCCGCGCCGCCCTCTCCGAACGGCCCGGGCAGCAGGTGGAAGAGTTCCGGGAAGACGAGCTGCGTGCGGCCCCACGGCCAGCCCTGGCGCAACCGCAGCTCCGGCTCGAAGGCCATCACCAGCACCCGCTGCGCGTCGAAGAACCGCTCCGGCGGCAGCGCGAGCACCTCGCGCCTCGAACGCCGCCGCCACGCCGCCCGGCCCGTGCGCAACCCCAACGCCTCCGCGGCCCAATGCGGCACCGCCCGGTCGAACGGCGACAACACCTCCGCCATCCGCTCCCAGGACGTCTCCGGCGCCCGCAGCAGCTCCGCGTCCATGCAGCCGAGCACCGCTCGCACCACGTAGTCCACCCGCGTCCACTCCGCGAGCGACTCGTCCTCGCGCACCCGCGGCCAGGCCTCCAAGAGGCCCGCGCGCGCCTCCTCCACCCGGCCCCGGTAGAGACACCACTCGGCCAGCCGCATCACCAGCGCGCAGTCCCCCGTGCGCCGCGCCAGCGACACGAGCGCGCCCTTCACGTCCCGGCCCGGCAACCGCAACGCCAGCTCCACCCGCCAGGTGGCCACCGCGGGCTCCGCCTCGTGCACCCGCGCGGCCCGCTCCTTCCACACGTCCAATACCGACTCGAACTCCGCGTACCGGCCGGCCTCCTCCAGCGCCTGCTCCAGCCGGCTGCCCACCTCGAAGGCATCCTCCTCGTCGAAGCCCGGACAGCTCGCCGCCTCCCGCGCCAGCCGCAGCTTCTCGTCCACGGTGGCCTCGTCCCACCGCGCGTAGAAGCTCAGCGGCAGTCCCGCCGCCTCCCCCTCCTCGGGCCGCGCCCGCCACGCGCGCTCCTGCCGCTCATCGTTCGCCATGCCCGCGTCACTCTAGACATGACTGGAGAAGTCAGCACGAAAAGATGACCTGAAATGTCATCCCCCGGGCACGGCCGCGCGCGGGACGTCACCAGGTCCAGCGCAGCGCCCGGGCCGTGGCGGGCCCCACCGCCACCTCCTCCAGGGACTCCGGCAGCCGCCCCCGCGCCTCGCCGAGCGGCACCTCGCCCACCATCACCTCGGCGGCCGGCTGGGGATAGAGCGGCTCGCGCCCGGGCTCCACCAACCCCTCGGGCACGCGCGCGTGGCCCTCGGCGTCGTAGGCGTCCGCCGCGCCCAGGCAGTGGAAGAACTCGTGCGCCACCGCCGTCAGCTCCAGGGTGAGCCCGGTGTCGCCGCGCACGCCCCGCACCAGCCCCATCGTCCCTCCCGCCTCGGCCATGCCCTCCACGAGCCGGGGCCCGCCCTCCTGCGCGTCCTCCAACACCACGTAGATGCGCGCGTCCCACGGGCGCGAGGACACCCCGGCCTCCTCGTCCACCGCCGCCAGCGCCGTCGACCAGCGGTGCGCCTGGCGCAGCCGCGCCCACCAGCCCGTGTCCTCGGGGGGCTCGAAGCGGAAGTCCCCTCCGCTCACCGGACCCGCCAGGACGAAGCGCACCGGCCGCCCGAGCTCCACGCGGTAGCGGCCCGCCTCGCGCGCGGCCCAGTCCCCGAGCCGCTCCACGCCCTTCTCCCAGGCCCCCCGCACCTCGGGCGTCACCTCGCCCCGGGCCAGCAACACCACGGCCACCTCCAGCGGACGCTCCCAGGTGAGGCGCCTGTCCCGCGAGCGCTGGCGTGACACGCCCCAAAGTACCAGCCCCACCAGCACCCCGAGCAGCACGCTCACGCGCAGCCACTTCGCCCGGGTGCGCCGCACCCGCCGCGCCGCGCACCCCGCGCACAACGCCCGTCCCTCCGCCCCCTGGCACAGCACGCACACCAGGGCGCGGCACTCCTCGCACGGCCGCTCCGCGGACAGCACGGGGTGGCGCCCACACACCGCGCTCGCCCGCCCCACCACCGGCACCGCCGCGCACGTCACGCCCTGCCGCCGCAGCGCCTCCACCAGCCGCCCCGCCTCGGCCTCGTCCAAGTCCCTCGGCAACACCCGCGGCTCGGCCAGCAGCCGGCGCGCCTCCTCCAGGGGAAGCTGGAACGCGCGCGCCACCACCATCGCCGCGCCTCGAGAACCGGACGCCTCCACCTGGACACGAAAAGCGCTCACCGGGGCCTCAGCTCCTCGGGGACATGCGCGCGAGCGCGACCACCAGGGCGCACATGGCCGAGGGCGTGAGCGTCTGGACCGCCGCCCCGAGCGCCCTCGCCGCGCCGGGCATGCCGTCCACCACACAGCTCGCCCCGTCCTGCGCCACCGTCAGCGCCCCCGCCTGGCGCATCGCCAGCAGGCCCTCGGCGCCGTCCACCCCCATGCCCGTGAGCAGCAACCCCACCGCCCGGTCTCCATAGAAGCTCGCCACGCTCTCCAGGAGCACGTTCACCGAGGGGATCGCCACCCCCCGGGCCGGCTGCGTCCGCAGCTTCCCCGCCCGCACCACCATGTCCCGGTCCGCCGGGGACACGTACACCGAGCCCGGCTCCAGCCACTCGCCGCCCCGCGCCACCACCGCGCGGTGCCCCGTGCCCGACAGCCACTGGGCGAAGCCCGGCTCGAAGCCCTGGACGATGTGCTGGGAGATCAGCACCGGGAAGGGCGCCGGGGCCGGCAACATGCGCAACAGCTCGTACACGAGCGGCGGCGCGCCCGTGGAGCCCCCAATCGCCAGCAGCGAGCAGGGACGGGGTGCCACCACCGGCGTGGCCACCGACGGCGTGCGCACCACCGGCAGGCGCCGCGACAGCCTCCCCCGTCCCACCACCCGCGCGTGCGCCATCGTGCGCACCGTGCGCAACAGCCGCTCGCGAAAGGCCTGCACCTCCTCCGGCCCGCTCAGCATCGGCTTGGCCAACACGTCCACCGCCCCCGCGCTCAGCGACTCGAAGGTCCGGTCCCTTCCGCGCGTGTCCAACTGCCCGCTGAGCACCACGATGGGACAGGGCGCCGTGGCCATGATGGCGGCGATGGCCTCCTCGCCGCCCATGCCTCCGGGCAGCACCAGGTCCATCAACACCAGCTGCGGCTTCCAGCGCTGCACCGCCGCCACCGCGTCGCGGCCATTGTCCACGGGCGGCAACAGCTCGAGGTCCGGCTCCCGGCGAAGGAGCTGCTCGAGGAAGGCGACGACGGAGCGCGAATCCTCAACCAACAGCAGCTTCAACGCGGTGCTCTCCCGTGTTCGTCAGCTTCCGCACGAGCCCCAGGAACGAGGCCTGCTCGAATTCACCTTTTACCACGTATGCGTCCACACCCACGTCCCGCGCCCGACGCCGTTCCTCGGGGCCGCCCTGGGAGGTTATCAGGAGCACGGGCGTCCGGGGCCGTTCCGAGCGCCGCACGAAGCGGCACAGCCCCATCCCGTCCAGGCGTGGCATCTCCAGGTCCGTCACCACCAGGCCGAACTCCTGCCGGCGCCACGCCTCGATGGCCGCCAGGCCGTCGTGCGCCACCACCACGGGGAAGCCGGCGGCTCTTAACACGTTGCGCAACAACGTCCGCAGGGTGGGAGAGTCATCCACCACCAGCACCGCGCATGGCTCGGGCACCGCGCGCGGCACCAGGCAAGCAGAGGCGCTCCCCTCCCCCGCGCCCTGGGCCGCGAGCGCGAACAGGGCCGGCAGCCGGAGCACCGGCAGCACCGAGCCGTCCGGCCGCGGGGCTCCCCCGAGCACCAGTGGGGCCTCGGTGAACGCGGGTCCGAGCGGCCTGATGAACAGGCGCTCCTCGCCCGGCACGTCGTCCACCAGCAGCACCAGCCGCTGCCTTCCCTGGCGCACCACCACGCCCGTGCGCCGGGGCGTGCCCTCGTCCCCCCCCAGGCCCAACAGCGCGGACAGGGCCACCAGGGACACCGGCTCGCCCCCCACCCGCACCGTGGCATGGCCCTCCAGGCTCCCCACGTCGCTGGCGCCCACCCGCAGGACGCGCTCCACGTGCTGCAGCAACACGCCGAAGCAGTCCTCGCCCACGCGCACCACCAGCCCCCGGTGCGTGGAGGTGGACACCGGCACCTCCAGCAGGAAGGCCGTCCCCTGACCCGGCGTGTGCTCCAGGCGCAGCGAGCCCTCCAGCTCGCGCAGGGTGCTCATCACCACGTCCAGCCCCACGCCCCGTCCGGACAGCGCGTCCACCTCGTCGCGCGTGGAGAAGCCCGGCAGACTCAGCAGCGCGAGCAGCCCCTCGGCGTCGAGCGACTCCGCATCCCCGCTCCATCCCGTCGCGCGCGCGCGCCGCACCACGCGCTCCACGTCCACCCCCGCCCCATCGTCCGCCACGCGCACGAAGGCCCGCGCCCCCTCGCAGTACGCCTCCAGCGTGAGGGTGCCCACCTCCGGCTTGCCCGCCGCGCGCCGCCGCTCGGGCGTCTCCACCCCGTGCACCACCGCGTTGCGCACCAGGTGCAACAACACCTCGCGCAGCCGCATCAACACCACCCGGTCCACCTCCGCCCCGCCCGCGCGCACCTCCAGCCGCACCTCCTTGCCACTCGCGCGCGCCGCCTCGCGCGCCCCCCGCGCCGACTCCTCCAGGAAGGGCTGCAAGGGCATCAACCGCAGCTCGCGAATCCCCTCCTCCAGCGCCGCGTCCACCCCCGCCTCGTGCGCCAGCAGCGCCGGCGCCTCGCGCGCCACCGCCGAGAGCGCCTGCCACGCCCCCCTCATCGCCGGGCCACACGCGTCCCGCGCCGCCTTCAGTCCCGCCCACTGGGCCCTCGGCAACGTGCGCTTGCACGGCTCCAGCCGCGCCCCCAGCTCGCGCCACCGGTCCATCGCCTCGCCCAACTGGTCGCGCGCCGACACGAGCCGCCGCGCCAGCGCTTCCTGCCGCAGCCGGCCGAGCACCAACTCCCCCACCAGCGCCTGCAACGCGTCCACCCGCGCGGGCGGCACCCGCAGGAACGCCTCCACCTCGCTCGCCGACGCTCCTCCGGCGAAGGCCATGCCCGGTGCCGACGCCGCGGCGCCCGCCGCCGCGGGCACGGGCTCCAGCGCCTCGTAGACGCGCTCGAGACCCGAGAAGAGCCCCTCCAGCCCCACCCCCTCCAACGTGACGCGGCCCGC
Coding sequences within:
- a CDS encoding diacylglycerol/lipid kinase family protein, whose amino-acid sequence is MNLAVMVNLRARRGSEKVGGLVRRLFPRARLALTRSLEDARSWISGTLRQDPPTLLLAGGGDGTITGLINEMRAQGLALPAIGVLPLGTGNAWARVTGAPSASVALRQLARCGERLPPLRPFSLVGLEGRVAPFAGTGWDAEALQDFKDNLARFPAGPLREANAGLRGYLGALATRTIPRHLLGNADLRAKVFNLGAPALTVDAQGRVIPMPGGETGALLYDGPIGVCGAATTPEFGFGFKAFPFAQAVPHRLSVRVYGVGALEGARNVFKLWRGQHPMPGMHDFFVERLRMDFDRDIPFQMGGDIMGIRRSLEFSLAEESVNLVDWRQLGRLVASA
- a CDS encoding PEGA domain-containing protein, translating into MTFSSRFNPVAVVLALALGGMTQAAPRRAVLASGDCKDAALSSQTKALHDTLSARAGENVLTPADFAERLFPPPSGSLADIQRQFEAARGQFYEARYTRATQALGEVLEQVVRLPVGETRWKLFVDTWLLQGMTLRALGRMKESDDAFLNVLRLDAQYQLDPDDYTPSTRQLFDKLRRELARTRKVRLSVTSTLLSSEVFLDGRSVGQTPLTLEVPPGTYALTLKKADAVSFPRQLSVQGEETLVQVDLAYEGAVSATPFPCLATPEEGEQGLSHAVRLGGTLGVEEVIVVRLEGASSGPKWLAATVLNVEGAQKLREGGFKTRGLDAPVESLSALVDFITTGKEQPSVVVAQPNLQPPWEAPLPSAVSATRPEPSGPSATRVVSYVTLGVGVAALAAAGGVRLSAEQEWAELQRGHLNENGRVEADDDTGRRLVGQLSRKGQVLTGLLIGSGAALATGAVLFLVSPSPRAPPAVSVDVTAGPGGAGASLSGTF
- a CDS encoding IgA Peptidase M64, producing MNLLLALLLAASPAAAPGPRTFRVDYFHTGNATEERFSLDRLVVEPLPWPGNPSRAIDESNLGKYLFEVRDRDTNRLLYSRGFASIYGEWETTPEAREVNRTFHESLRFAAPDKPVQVLLKKRAKDNSFREVWSLTVDPEDPFVDPAPPATPGALLKLVEGGAPADKVDVLILGDGYTEKERPKFEKDARRLVDILFTFSPFKERKRDFNVWGLMPAARQSGISRPSTGIHRDPPVGSTYDAFGSERYVLTFENRRFRDIAAFAPYEFVEILVNGNTYGGGGIFGLYSTVAADSLWSPYVFVHEFGHHFAGLADEYYTSESAYAPSEERVEPWEKNVTALKDPARLKWKAWVTPGTPLPTPWAKDEYEAHAREVQEQRRRIRAERRPESDMDALFTRQRDWEEAFFRAQPAAKQTGAFEGAMYEARGYYRPQLDCVMFTRDRVPFCSVCQHALSEVIDLYAGPPGKVPASPK
- a CDS encoding DUF2267 domain-containing protein, whose amino-acid sequence is MMHTQQTESWSGEGVGTSAESFLARINREVPEYPPTDAAEAVICALCERLPGGLVQEMKEQLPESLRELFQHCWKERSANARKFDKDDFYLDVAEHLQVDAEQVRLVLHVVFASIHSQITERLAQRIAREMPPNVSGTWDAARRAADLPR
- a CDS encoding SIMPL domain-containing protein, with product MLSPRAVLLSALLLGLPLQGALAQPRPPAVVPVTATQERTIRVEGQGEVKVSPDEAFIDLAVETRASSAQAAADANAKKMDKVIAALVQAGVARKDLETRNYSVAMEYEPPVHGAETPKPRGYLVNNTVQVHVRDLTKVGPLLDTALKAGANRVDSVRFGLSKPETGRDGALRDAVARARQSAQVLATALGVKLGPVLDASTITEPIRPMPLARFAMATAESADVATPIQPQEQTVQATVTLIYAIEK
- a CDS encoding response regulator — its product is MRGRVMIVDDDVMVSSALRRTLAREHDVEVVTSSRQALELLSGPKGAEVDVVLCDLMMPDLTGMELHAELSVKAPGVARRMVFVTGGAFTPAARAFMDQVKNARVDKPFDSQQLREQVREWVVKARTMEPGQAA
- a CDS encoding YecA family protein — protein: MGSGEWERPGERVESLVRVLEEGSSYEALVSAARRLLRLRATEALVPLVRWLTRAEPGTELYELLIAGLKDWGPAVAPATLEVLEDIGEGEARFELLQVLSHCGARDERIYTALLALLEEEPFQGSVNLSAYGDARAVELLSRALDAYELEDDVADVFAQQTVLELGFAIQELGGALTRSQQMKLEAARRLREEWNELIDRWRASTHERQSSRPGRNEPCWCGSGVKYKKCHLGADRARLP
- a CDS encoding B-box zinc finger protein; this encodes MSAFRVQVEASGSRGAAMVVARAFQLPLEEARRLLAEPRVLPRDLDEAEAGRLVEALRRQGVTCAAVPVVGRASAVCGRHPVLSAERPCEECRALVCVLCQGAEGRALCAGCAARRVRRTRAKWLRVSVLLGVLVGLVLWGVSRQRSRDRRLTWERPLEVAVVLLARGEVTPEVRGAWEKGVERLGDWAAREAGRYRVELGRPVRFVLAGPVSGGDFRFEPPEDTGWWARLRQAHRWSTALAAVDEEAGVSSRPWDARIYVVLEDAQEGGPRLVEGMAEAGGTMGLVRGVRGDTGLTLELTAVAHEFFHCLGAADAYDAEGHARVPEGLVEPGREPLYPQPAAEVMVGEVPLGEARGRLPESLEEVAVGPATARALRWTW